One Chitinophagales bacterium genomic window carries:
- the gldK gene encoding gliding motility lipoprotein GldK: MKKNLLFASGISVIILAGCGSGYNGQLIGVQDRPKWNNVIPYGMVYIPSGTLHIGPSDQDVNNSMIQRSKAISIQGFYMDDTEITNNEYRQFVHWVRDSIAAKTIGADMLITDDNNPEGEGRIDWDRMQNFNYEDEEYAETLNDMYYPENERFWHKKEFDVRKLNYEYYWIDIKEAAKVANRNKPRSEFIRKEVTNVYPDTLVWVRDFSYSYNEPMTRNYFWHPAFDDYPVVGVTWGQANAFSAWRTRFWEDYRTQRGEVINDPFRLPTEQEWEYAARGGKKLAPYPWGGPYLRNTKGCLLANFKPGRGNYPEDGGFYTVRADAYWPNDYGLYCMSGNVAEWTSTAFYENAYSFIHDLNPDIRYDAKEDDPITMKRKVIRGGSWKDIGYYLQTGARHWEYQDSAKSYIGFRNVLTFLGRSFND, translated from the coding sequence AGAATCTGCTTTTTGCTTCAGGCATTTCAGTTATCATCCTTGCAGGATGCGGGAGTGGCTACAACGGGCAGCTTATTGGGGTTCAGGATCGCCCCAAGTGGAATAATGTCATTCCCTATGGCATGGTTTATATACCCTCCGGTACGCTCCACATAGGCCCGAGTGACCAAGATGTCAACAATTCCATGATACAACGTAGCAAGGCTATATCTATTCAAGGCTTCTACATGGATGATACCGAAATCACAAACAACGAATACCGCCAGTTTGTGCATTGGGTAAGAGATTCCATAGCTGCCAAAACCATTGGGGCTGATATGCTCATTACCGATGATAACAATCCCGAAGGCGAAGGACGTATTGACTGGGACCGCATGCAAAACTTCAACTATGAAGATGAGGAATATGCAGAAACCCTTAATGATATGTACTATCCGGAAAATGAAAGATTCTGGCATAAGAAAGAATTTGATGTGCGAAAATTGAATTATGAGTATTACTGGATAGATATTAAGGAGGCAGCCAAAGTAGCTAATCGGAATAAGCCCAGGTCTGAATTTATCCGGAAGGAAGTAACCAATGTCTATCCTGATACCTTGGTATGGGTAAGAGACTTTTCCTACTCCTACAATGAGCCCATGACCAGAAACTACTTCTGGCACCCGGCATTTGATGACTACCCTGTAGTAGGTGTTACCTGGGGGCAGGCAAATGCCTTCAGCGCATGGAGAACGCGTTTCTGGGAAGATTACAGAACCCAGCGGGGTGAGGTAATTAATGATCCTTTCCGACTGCCAACTGAACAGGAATGGGAATACGCGGCCCGAGGGGGTAAAAAACTTGCACCTTATCCTTGGGGTGGTCCCTATCTGAGAAATACCAAGGGCTGTCTGCTGGCTAACTTTAAGCCAGGCAGAGGCAATTACCCGGAAGATGGAGGTTTCTACACTGTGCGGGCTGATGCATACTGGCCTAATGACTATGGTCTCTACTGCATGTCCGGCAACGTTGCGGAGTGGACATCCACGGCCTTTTACGAAAACGCCTATTCCTTTATACACGATCTTAATCCTGACATTCGCTATGACGCGAAGGAAGATGATCCTATCACCATGAAAAGAAAGGTTATCAGAGGCGGCTCATGGAAAGATATTGGGTATTATTTGCAAACCGGTGCGCGGCATTGGGAATACCAGGATTCAGCCAAGTCATATATAGGCTTCAGAAATGTGCTTACTTTCCTGGGGAGATCTTTTAATGACTAA
- a CDS encoding beta-ketoacyl-ACP reductase → MQLLAGKIALITGGSRGIGEAITQKFAMHGAQVAFTYKHSADRAQALEAKLSQAGIRCKSYCSDASDFSASERLVESVLHDFGRIDILVNNAGITRDALLLRMTEVQWDEVIHNNLKSVFNLTRFVSWHMLKQKSGAIINITSIIGLIGNPGQANYASAKAGIIAFTKTISQELGSRKIRCNAIAPGFIDTEMTRALDEKTAHAMLQKIPMGRLGTAEEVANTALFLASDLSSYINGQVISVCGGMYR, encoded by the coding sequence ATGCAATTGCTTGCCGGAAAAATTGCCCTCATCACCGGAGGTTCCCGCGGTATCGGTGAGGCTATTACCCAAAAATTTGCCATGCACGGAGCGCAGGTGGCTTTTACCTACAAGCATTCAGCCGATCGGGCCCAAGCCCTTGAAGCCAAACTGTCCCAAGCAGGTATCCGCTGCAAGAGCTACTGCTCTGATGCCTCTGATTTCTCCGCCTCTGAACGTCTGGTGGAATCCGTATTGCACGACTTCGGTAGAATTGATATTCTGGTGAACAATGCAGGAATCACCCGCGATGCACTCCTGCTGCGGATGACCGAAGTACAGTGGGATGAAGTTATCCATAACAACCTGAAATCCGTATTCAACTTAACCCGCTTTGTTTCCTGGCACATGCTCAAGCAAAAGTCGGGTGCTATTATAAATATCACCTCTATCATCGGGTTGATTGGCAACCCCGGCCAGGCCAATTATGCTTCAGCCAAAGCTGGCATCATTGCTTTCACCAAAACCATTTCACAGGAGCTGGGTTCCAGAAAAATACGCTGCAATGCAATAGCTCCCGGCTTTATTGATACTGAAATGACACGTGCGCTGGACGAAAAAACCGCCCATGCCATGTTGCAGAAGATACCCATGGGGCGACTGGGCACCGCAGAAGAAGTAGCCAACACCGCACTTTTTCTGGCTTCCGACCTTTCCAGCTATATCAACGGACAGGTTATCAGCGTTTGCGGAGGCATGTACAGATAA
- the uvrC gene encoding UvrABC system protein C, translating into MTPEAFKKIQDTLPQEPGVYKFSDKYGRLIYVGKARNLRNRISSYFKSGHDNYKTHVLSRKTERIDFVVVQTEQDALLLENLLIKENQPRYNIQLRDDKTYPYICIKNERFPRIFLTRRPLADGSEYLGPYTSVKKVRSLLQLLQEIFPLRTCNLNLSSKNVEAGKFKVCLEYHIGNCLGPCENLQSEEAYNETIAHVRNVLKGRISPVLAELKKQMLHFAEKYEFEKAAQIKKKIELLENYQSRSTVVNPSIDNVDVFSIIDGEKQAYVNYLKVVQGGITQTKTIELHKKLDESQEEILLFAITLLREEFKSESREVIVPFPLQLPDSNLLVTVPQRGDKKRLLELSLSNAAYYQSSRPFAPQARRPEVLEIMQRDFRLPSVPLHIECFDNSGFQGSHQVAAVVVFKDGKPSKKDYRHYNIKTVTGQNDFASMEEAVYRRYKALQQEGASFPQLIIIDGGKGQLNAAIKALSTLGLEKKIPIISIAKKLEEIYVPDDPLPLHLDKRSPSLQLIQRIRNEAHRFAITFYQNKRDSSTLKTHLTAIPGIGEKTSSMLLKKFRSEKKIRQASFEELASLVGSARAQAIMNYYARSEVNTTTNHVQR; encoded by the coding sequence ATGACACCGGAAGCGTTTAAAAAAATTCAGGACACCTTACCGCAGGAACCGGGGGTTTATAAGTTTTCTGATAAGTACGGACGTTTGATTTATGTGGGAAAGGCCCGCAATCTGCGCAACCGCATTTCATCCTACTTTAAATCCGGACATGACAATTACAAAACCCATGTGCTTAGCCGGAAGACAGAGCGCATTGATTTCGTAGTGGTGCAAACCGAGCAGGATGCTTTGCTGCTGGAAAATCTGCTGATTAAGGAAAATCAACCCCGCTACAATATTCAGCTCAGAGATGACAAGACCTATCCTTACATCTGTATTAAAAACGAGAGATTTCCTCGTATCTTTCTCACCCGCAGACCCCTGGCTGACGGATCGGAATATCTGGGACCCTACACTTCAGTCAAAAAAGTACGTAGCCTTTTACAGTTGCTGCAGGAGATTTTTCCGCTTCGTACGTGCAATCTTAATCTGTCTTCTAAAAATGTTGAAGCCGGAAAATTTAAAGTGTGTCTGGAATATCATATCGGCAATTGTCTGGGGCCGTGCGAAAACCTTCAGTCTGAAGAGGCCTACAATGAAACTATCGCGCATGTGAGAAATGTGTTGAAAGGACGAATCAGTCCTGTACTTGCAGAGCTGAAAAAACAGATGCTGCATTTTGCCGAAAAATATGAGTTTGAAAAAGCCGCTCAAATAAAGAAAAAAATAGAGCTGCTGGAGAACTATCAAAGCCGGTCAACCGTAGTCAACCCTTCTATTGACAACGTAGATGTTTTTTCCATTATTGACGGAGAAAAACAAGCTTATGTTAACTATCTGAAAGTAGTGCAGGGAGGTATCACACAAACAAAAACCATTGAACTTCATAAAAAGCTGGATGAAAGCCAGGAAGAGATTTTACTATTTGCCATCACATTACTCCGAGAAGAATTTAAAAGTGAATCACGGGAAGTGATAGTACCCTTCCCTTTACAATTACCAGACAGCAACCTTTTGGTGACCGTACCTCAGCGGGGTGATAAGAAAAGATTACTGGAATTATCCCTCAGCAACGCTGCCTATTATCAGAGCAGCCGACCATTTGCACCCCAAGCCAGGCGACCTGAGGTACTGGAAATAATGCAGAGGGATTTTCGCCTGCCATCCGTACCGCTTCACATTGAATGCTTTGACAATTCGGGTTTTCAGGGCAGCCATCAGGTTGCCGCAGTGGTCGTCTTCAAAGACGGAAAGCCCTCTAAAAAGGATTACCGGCACTATAACATCAAAACGGTGACTGGTCAAAATGACTTTGCTTCAATGGAGGAAGCTGTTTACCGCAGATATAAGGCTTTACAACAAGAGGGTGCCTCCTTTCCTCAGCTTATTATTATTGATGGCGGAAAAGGACAGCTTAATGCAGCTATAAAAGCTCTGAGCACACTTGGGCTGGAAAAGAAAATTCCGATTATCAGCATAGCTAAAAAGCTTGAGGAAATATATGTTCCGGATGATCCGCTGCCGTTACATCTGGATAAACGGTCCCCTTCACTCCAGCTTATTCAGCGTATACGGAACGAAGCGCATAGGTTTGCGATTACGTTTTATCAGAACAAACGCGATAGCAGTACGCTGAAAACACACCTTACCGCCATTCCGGGTATTGGCGAAAAAACCAGCAGCATGCTTTTAAAGAAATTCAGATCAGAGAAAAAAATAAGGCAAGCTTCTTTTGAAGAGCTTGCCTCATTGGTCGGTTCAGCGCGGGCTCAGGCTATAATGAACTACTATGCCCGCTCAGAGGTTAATACGACCACAAATCATGTTCAAAGGTGA